A single region of the Actinoplanes sp. SE50/110 genome encodes:
- a CDS encoding family 43 glycosylhydrolase, with protein sequence MSRIPRGALLLAAGLLTAATAAPAPTLAATSSPTAAAPSADVAGPVIDENFADPDVMKAGHTYYAYATNSDGRNIRWATSTDLVGWTVQAGDALPALGAWADPTWTFPPGGAGDHGVWAPEVFAAGPKSFVMWYTAHDRTSGKQCIGAATATSPGGPFVPRDAALVCTPEIGGAIDASSYSENGRRYILWKNDGNCCAQDTWLHLQQVSADGLRRIGTETRLIKQNKPFEGTLVEAPTLWKHGKTYVLFYSANFFGNGSYVSSYATSTSLGGPYTKAEAPLMTTDAFAGSVRGPGGQVVATGPDGHDRILFHGWDATFTYRAVYSQRLDWLGDRPVVAGAKIRYEAEDADFTRANARYAVGGASNGVVVGGIDFADSRVTFTVRVPRAGTYRLYTRYANGSDAGAASHTLTVNGAAAGTVDYPVTGWDNWQTSEREVTLRAGTNTVAYGKGTNYAELDAIDIA encoded by the coding sequence GTGTCCCGCATCCCACGCGGCGCCCTGCTCCTGGCCGCCGGCCTGCTCACCGCCGCCACCGCGGCACCCGCCCCGACCCTGGCCGCGACATCGTCCCCGACGGCGGCCGCGCCGAGCGCCGACGTGGCCGGGCCGGTCATCGACGAGAACTTCGCCGATCCGGACGTGATGAAGGCCGGCCACACCTACTACGCCTACGCCACCAACAGCGACGGCCGGAACATCAGGTGGGCCACCTCCACCGACCTGGTCGGCTGGACCGTGCAGGCCGGCGACGCCCTGCCCGCGCTGGGCGCCTGGGCGGACCCGACCTGGACGTTCCCGCCCGGCGGCGCGGGTGATCACGGCGTGTGGGCGCCGGAGGTCTTCGCCGCCGGACCGAAGAGCTTCGTCATGTGGTACACCGCTCATGACCGTACGTCCGGAAAGCAGTGCATCGGGGCCGCGACCGCGACGTCGCCGGGCGGACCCTTCGTGCCCCGCGACGCCGCGCTGGTCTGCACCCCGGAGATCGGCGGCGCGATCGACGCCTCCTCGTACAGCGAGAACGGTCGCCGGTACATCCTGTGGAAGAACGACGGCAACTGCTGCGCGCAGGACACCTGGCTGCATCTCCAGCAGGTCAGCGCGGACGGGCTGCGCCGGATCGGCACCGAAACCCGGCTGATCAAGCAGAACAAGCCGTTCGAGGGCACCCTGGTGGAGGCTCCGACACTGTGGAAGCACGGCAAGACGTACGTACTGTTCTACTCGGCCAACTTCTTCGGCAACGGCAGCTACGTGAGCAGCTACGCCACCTCGACCAGCCTGGGCGGGCCGTACACCAAGGCCGAGGCGCCGCTGATGACCACCGACGCGTTCGCCGGCTCGGTGCGCGGCCCCGGCGGCCAGGTCGTCGCGACCGGCCCCGACGGTCACGACCGGATCCTCTTCCACGGCTGGGACGCGACGTTCACCTACCGCGCGGTGTATTCCCAACGGCTCGACTGGCTGGGCGACCGCCCGGTCGTGGCCGGTGCCAAGATCCGCTATGAGGCCGAGGACGCCGACTTCACCCGGGCGAACGCCCGGTACGCCGTCGGGGGCGCCAGCAACGGGGTCGTGGTCGGTGGCATCGACTTCGCCGACAGCCGGGTCACCTTCACCGTCCGCGTGCCCCGGGCCGGCACCTACCGCCTGTACACCCGGTACGCCAACGGCTCGGACGCCGGCGCCGCCAGCCACACCCTGACCGTCAACGGGGCCGCGGCCGGGACCGTGGACTATCCGGTCACCGGCTGGGACAACTGGCAGACCAGCGAGCGGGAGGTGACGCTCCGGGCCGGGACCAACACCGTGGCGTACGGCAAGGGCACCAACTATGCCGAGCTGGACGCGATCGACATCGCCTGA
- a CDS encoding GDSL-type esterase/lipase family protein: MVINFAVLGDSIAYGQGASRAADTVAARLSADLTAAGLAHQTRNFAVPGARSAGLTAQLTAAVAWPPDLALIIVGANDLTHLVPAPEAAAQLEAAVRGLRAVGAEVVVAPAPDLSVVPRLPAEMRPAVRAASTLLHDAQAGAARAAGAHVTGIGISSAAGFAADPGLFSADRFHPSSAGYAVIADALAPTVRAVARSLAVAR, from the coding sequence GTGGTTATCAACTTCGCGGTTCTCGGGGATTCGATCGCCTACGGTCAGGGGGCGTCGCGGGCGGCCGACACCGTCGCCGCCCGCCTGTCCGCCGACCTGACCGCGGCCGGGCTGGCGCACCAGACCCGGAACTTCGCCGTGCCGGGGGCGCGCAGCGCCGGCCTGACCGCGCAGCTCACCGCGGCGGTTGCCTGGCCGCCCGACCTGGCGCTGATCATCGTGGGAGCCAACGACCTGACCCATCTGGTCCCCGCGCCGGAGGCGGCCGCGCAGCTGGAGGCCGCGGTGCGCGGGCTGCGGGCGGTCGGCGCCGAGGTGGTCGTGGCGCCCGCGCCCGACCTGAGCGTGGTCCCGCGGCTGCCGGCCGAGATGCGCCCCGCGGTCCGGGCCGCCAGCACCCTGCTGCACGACGCGCAGGCCGGCGCCGCGCGGGCGGCGGGGGCGCACGTGACCGGCATCGGGATCAGCTCGGCCGCCGGGTTCGCCGCCGACCCCGGCCTGTTCAGCGCCGACCGGTTCCACCCGTCGAGCGCCGGCTACGCGGTGATCGCCGACGCGCTGGCACCCACCGTGCGCGCCGTCGCACGAAGCCTGGCCGTCGCCCGCTAG
- a CDS encoding phosphatidylinositol-specific phospholipase C domain-containing protein, with the protein MRTHLKRGVAAVTGLVAAVAVTGTPAQAAGSGSKVSQTTTVGIHNTYDPATFAYLAQALDQRPGLIELDVWPDVITREWKVSHSNPLGNANNCVAATSASGLYSGRANKNLEYCLDDIRLWLAAHPDAGPLVLKLELKTGFSGRTGQGPAQLDAAIAAHLGAAVFKPADLLGSYASLDAAAKANAWPTRAQLAGKVIIEVIPGTVEEGNPTDTLWTDTEYARYLASLKAAGTLSRAQIFPAVHNAAKGDPRTRYPDTSLRPWFVTFDGDANTYVTGGIDTAWYDTNHYLLVMTDVQNIAPVVTAGDTAAAKARVAQVAAAHASVASSDWSSMPAVDAIVADRG; encoded by the coding sequence GTGCGCACTCACCTCAAGCGCGGGGTCGCGGCGGTCACCGGGCTGGTCGCCGCCGTCGCGGTGACCGGCACCCCGGCGCAGGCCGCCGGATCGGGCAGCAAGGTTTCGCAGACCACCACGGTCGGCATCCACAATACGTACGACCCGGCCACCTTCGCCTACCTCGCGCAGGCGCTGGACCAGCGGCCCGGCCTGATCGAGCTGGACGTCTGGCCCGACGTGATCACCCGGGAGTGGAAGGTCAGCCACAGCAACCCGCTCGGCAACGCCAACAACTGCGTGGCGGCGACCAGCGCGTCCGGGCTGTACTCCGGCCGCGCCAACAAGAACCTGGAGTACTGCCTCGACGACATCCGGCTGTGGCTCGCCGCGCACCCGGACGCCGGCCCGCTCGTGCTGAAACTGGAGTTGAAGACCGGCTTCAGCGGTCGCACCGGCCAGGGGCCGGCGCAGCTGGACGCGGCGATCGCGGCGCACCTGGGCGCGGCCGTGTTCAAGCCCGCCGACCTGCTCGGCTCGTACGCGTCGCTGGACGCCGCCGCGAAGGCGAACGCCTGGCCGACCCGGGCCCAGCTGGCCGGTAAGGTGATCATCGAGGTGATCCCGGGCACCGTCGAGGAGGGCAACCCGACCGACACGCTGTGGACCGACACCGAGTACGCGAGGTATCTGGCCTCGCTGAAGGCGGCCGGCACGCTGAGCCGGGCGCAGATCTTCCCGGCGGTGCACAACGCGGCCAAGGGCGACCCGCGCACCCGCTACCCGGACACCTCGCTGCGCCCGTGGTTCGTCACCTTCGACGGTGACGCGAACACCTACGTGACCGGCGGCATCGACACCGCCTGGTACGACACCAACCACTATCTGCTGGTGATGACCGACGTGCAAAACATCGCCCCGGTGGTCACCGCCGGCGACACCGCCGCGGCGAAGGCCCGGGTGGCGCAGGTCGCCGCCGCGCATGCCAGTGTCGCCTCCTCCGACTGGTCGTCGATGCCCGCCGTGGACGCGATCGTGGCCGACCGCGGATAA
- the nhaA gene encoding Na+/H+ antiporter NhaA gives MSAPPSRPRRPLFGRGSWPEVSRIGDILRAETVGGALLLCAAVIALIWANSPWSAAYQALVAARAAVPALHLDLTLAQWASDGLLAIFFFVAGLELKREFVAGDLRDPRRAALPVAAALGGMAAPALIYTAVNVTAAGGVPSGWAVPTATDIAFALAVLGVIATHLPAALRTFLLTLAVVDDLLAIVIIAVFYTDALHPLPLLAALLPLAGFAVLVQRRVRAWWLLLPLAAATWVLVHASGVHATVAGVLLGFAVPVVRRAQGPGPGLAEHFEHRWRPLSAGVAVPLFAFFAAGVPLAGAGGLGATLRDPVTLGIAAGLIAGKCAGVFGATWLVQRTTRASLDDGVSWWDVFGLALLAGIGFTVSLLIGELAFGAGSVTGEHARIGILAGSVTAALLASVVLRLRNRHYRRLCAAEAVDTDADGVPDVYQHDAHPEV, from the coding sequence GTGTCCGCACCGCCGTCCCGCCCGCGTCGTCCCCTGTTCGGCCGCGGCAGCTGGCCCGAGGTCAGCCGGATCGGAGACATCCTGCGCGCCGAGACCGTCGGCGGGGCACTGCTGCTGTGCGCCGCGGTCATCGCCCTGATCTGGGCGAACTCGCCGTGGTCGGCCGCCTATCAGGCGCTGGTCGCGGCCCGGGCCGCGGTGCCGGCGCTGCACCTGGATCTGACCCTCGCACAGTGGGCGTCCGACGGTCTGCTGGCGATCTTCTTCTTCGTCGCCGGCCTGGAGCTGAAACGCGAATTCGTCGCCGGTGACCTGCGGGACCCGCGCCGGGCGGCGCTGCCGGTGGCGGCCGCGCTGGGCGGGATGGCGGCGCCGGCGCTGATCTACACGGCGGTCAACGTCACCGCCGCCGGCGGGGTGCCGTCCGGGTGGGCGGTGCCGACCGCCACCGACATCGCGTTCGCGCTGGCCGTCCTCGGGGTGATCGCCACCCACCTGCCGGCGGCGCTGCGCACCTTCCTGCTGACCCTCGCCGTGGTGGACGACCTGCTGGCGATCGTCATCATCGCGGTCTTCTACACCGACGCCCTGCATCCGCTGCCGCTGCTGGCCGCGCTGCTGCCGCTGGCCGGTTTCGCGGTGCTGGTGCAGCGCCGGGTGCGGGCGTGGTGGCTGCTGCTGCCGCTGGCCGCGGCCACCTGGGTGCTGGTGCACGCCTCCGGGGTGCACGCCACCGTCGCCGGGGTGCTGCTCGGCTTCGCGGTTCCGGTCGTGCGCCGCGCGCAGGGGCCCGGCCCGGGCCTGGCCGAGCATTTCGAGCACCGGTGGCGGCCGCTGTCGGCCGGGGTGGCGGTGCCGCTGTTCGCGTTCTTCGCGGCCGGGGTCCCGCTGGCCGGCGCCGGCGGGCTCGGCGCCACCCTGCGCGACCCGGTGACTCTGGGGATCGCCGCCGGCCTGATCGCCGGCAAGTGCGCCGGGGTGTTCGGCGCCACCTGGCTGGTGCAGCGGACCACCCGCGCCAGTCTCGACGACGGGGTGAGCTGGTGGGACGTGTTCGGTCTGGCGCTGCTGGCCGGCATCGGTTTCACGGTGTCGCTGCTGATCGGCGAGTTGGCCTTCGGCGCCGGCAGCGTGACCGGCGAGCACGCCCGGATCGGCATCCTGGCCGGCTCGGTGACCGCGGCGCTGCTGGCGTCCGTGGTCCTGCGGCTCCGCAATCGACACTACCGCCGGCTCTGCGCGGCCGAGGCGGTGGACACCGACGCCGACGGCGTTCCGGACGTCTATCAGCACGACGCTCACCCCGAGGTCTGA
- a CDS encoding DUF4241 domain-containing protein codes for MVNWPDHKRVAAARLTIDRKPVRSWEMALRPGQDSAALKPGGAC; via the coding sequence GTGGTGAACTGGCCGGATCACAAGCGGGTTGCCGCCGCGCGGCTCACCATCGACAGGAAGCCGGTTCGGTCTTGGGAGATGGCGCTCCGACCGGGCCAGGATTCGGCAGCGCTCAAGCCGGGCGGGGCGTGCTAG
- a CDS encoding bifunctional diguanylate cyclase/phosphodiesterase: MTNHDKPGDPSAAVLRWYLGLGVIVVAAILLAPVHLLMWLYMAVAVGVLSALVTGIHRYRPVWSRPWWLLVGTVGVSVLANTVWALMMTPAGIPRFPSLGDLCYLVAMGLLVSSVYCWVPGRSRDGLIDTAIALTGGGAVVWALVVTPLLSSGRFGGLRLASYLLYLGIDLLILALTVRVVVVSRVRTAAYRLMVGAATLWATTDITYYAVLFHRPSAPPGWIQVGWVSTYLLIGAAALHPSMARSTGSMPRNATPLSWLRLSTYVVLTVLVAGLGILGTASAAPAGTAWRLVVPLFLGCATSVLLIGRLAQLGAALNQRAYLDPLTGLGNRAALQGALERRGTDDRVLLVLDLDGFRDINAAFGHKAGDAVLVEAGHRLRAAAPSDALVARLDADSFAVLADGADGVLHRLAERLRAAVAAPYPVPGLHHRRVRASVGAVVVGAGQDGTTALRDADLALQNARAQGDGLALFNPAEYAQWRANRDLIADLQHALGADEFAMHYQPIVELATGRIIAAEALLRWTRADGTPVSPGRFIPLAEQSGDIIVLGEWVLARVCADLAGLWTDFQLPVTVNVSAHQLRDTGFAARLLTLLADTALPGAALIVEITETVLVTTVTDAATTITQLQQLRDRGVRIAIDDFGTGYSSLAYLRELPVDILKMDGSFTSQQIADGGPREIAFVRTIVDLGRSLDLSTLAEAVETQAQADRLRELGCDLAQGYHFARPAPVGRLHELLAAQRCGISDTAA; this comes from the coding sequence GTGACGAATCATGACAAGCCGGGAGACCCGAGCGCTGCCGTGCTGCGCTGGTATCTCGGTCTTGGCGTCATCGTCGTCGCCGCGATCCTGCTGGCGCCGGTGCACCTGCTGATGTGGCTGTACATGGCGGTGGCCGTCGGGGTCCTGTCCGCGCTGGTCACCGGCATCCACCGCTACCGGCCGGTCTGGTCGCGGCCCTGGTGGCTGCTGGTCGGCACGGTGGGCGTCTCGGTGCTGGCCAACACTGTCTGGGCGCTGATGATGACCCCGGCCGGCATACCCCGGTTTCCGTCTCTCGGTGACCTCTGCTACCTGGTGGCGATGGGGCTCCTGGTCAGCAGCGTGTACTGCTGGGTACCGGGGCGCTCCCGGGACGGGCTGATCGACACCGCGATCGCGCTGACCGGCGGCGGCGCGGTGGTCTGGGCGCTCGTCGTGACACCGCTGCTGTCCAGCGGGCGCTTCGGCGGACTGCGGCTGGCCAGCTACCTCCTCTACCTCGGGATCGACCTGCTGATCCTGGCACTGACCGTGCGGGTGGTCGTGGTGTCGCGGGTGCGCACCGCGGCGTACCGGCTGATGGTCGGCGCGGCGACGCTGTGGGCCACCACCGACATCACCTACTACGCCGTCCTGTTCCACCGGCCGTCGGCGCCGCCGGGCTGGATCCAGGTCGGCTGGGTCTCGACGTATCTGCTGATCGGCGCGGCGGCGCTGCATCCGTCGATGGCGCGCAGCACCGGCAGCATGCCGCGCAACGCCACGCCGTTGTCCTGGCTCAGGCTGTCGACCTACGTCGTGCTGACCGTGCTCGTGGCCGGGCTCGGCATCCTCGGCACGGCGAGCGCGGCACCGGCCGGCACGGCGTGGCGGCTGGTCGTGCCGCTGTTCCTCGGCTGCGCTACGTCCGTGCTGCTGATCGGCCGGCTGGCGCAGCTGGGCGCCGCCCTGAACCAGCGGGCCTACCTGGATCCGCTGACCGGGCTCGGCAACCGGGCGGCTCTGCAGGGTGCGCTCGAGCGCCGCGGCACCGACGACCGGGTGCTGCTCGTGCTGGACCTCGACGGGTTCCGCGACATCAACGCCGCCTTCGGGCACAAGGCCGGCGACGCCGTGCTGGTGGAGGCCGGCCACCGGCTGCGGGCCGCGGCACCGAGCGACGCCCTGGTGGCCCGGCTCGACGCCGATTCCTTCGCGGTGCTCGCCGACGGCGCCGACGGGGTGCTGCACCGGCTGGCCGAACGCCTCCGGGCGGCGGTCGCCGCGCCGTATCCGGTGCCGGGGCTGCACCATCGCCGGGTCCGGGCCAGCGTCGGCGCCGTCGTGGTCGGCGCCGGTCAGGACGGCACGACCGCGCTGCGCGACGCCGACCTGGCCCTGCAGAACGCCCGGGCGCAGGGCGACGGCCTGGCGCTGTTCAACCCCGCGGAGTACGCCCAGTGGCGCGCCAACCGCGACCTGATCGCCGATCTGCAGCACGCCCTCGGCGCGGACGAGTTCGCCATGCACTACCAGCCGATCGTCGAACTCGCCACGGGCCGGATCATCGCCGCCGAGGCCCTGCTGCGCTGGACCCGGGCCGACGGAACGCCGGTCTCCCCCGGCCGGTTCATCCCGCTGGCCGAGCAGAGCGGCGACATCATCGTCCTGGGCGAGTGGGTGCTCGCCCGGGTCTGCGCCGACCTGGCGGGCCTCTGGACCGACTTCCAGCTGCCGGTGACGGTGAACGTGTCGGCACATCAGCTGCGCGACACCGGGTTCGCCGCCCGCCTGCTGACCCTGCTGGCCGACACCGCCCTGCCCGGCGCGGCACTGATCGTCGAGATCACCGAGACCGTGCTGGTGACCACCGTCACCGACGCCGCCACCACCATCACGCAGCTGCAGCAGTTGCGCGACCGCGGGGTCCGGATCGCCATCGACGACTTCGGCACCGGTTACTCGTCGCTGGCGTACCTGCGGGAGCTGCCGGTGGACATCCTGAAGATGGACGGCTCCTTCACCTCGCAGCAGATCGCGGACGGCGGCCCGCGGGAGATCGCATTCGTGCGCACCATCGTGGATCTGGGCCGCAGCCTGGACCTGAGCACGCTGGCCGAGGCGGTCGAGACGCAGGCCCAGGCGGACCGCCTGCGTGAGCTGGGCTGCGACCTCGCCCAGGGCTACCACTTCGCCCGCCCGGCACCCGTCGGCCGGCTGCACGAGCTGCTCGCCGCGCAGCGCTGCGGGATCTCCGACACGGCGGCCTGA
- a CDS encoding SpoIIE family protein phosphatase: protein MSDADPAMRDRPAAREPAAAARAAQIRAERRFRSLVEATDTVVWAHDASGAITEEQPALAGYTGQPWPEHRETGWLAMIHPEDRDRVAGDLRGLPGRTAPLEQRYRLWRAGDQAYRHVVGRAAAIQDEHGVVVEWLGAITDVHSQVEAGVAVRRTTAIIDAILQEAPVGIGWADLDLRLRHINPALARINGLPAGDHLGRRPSQLWGETGRRIEELMRRVMVDGPVTGVEFTAPEPESALVRHRVASYFPIRIPGSDQDVGVGFTIVDVTERTRLLQALGEQRTRFERLLTTDVLAVFGGVDEAILEANDAFLSMLGYTRDDLEQGRLRWPDLTPPEWAEADRRSLAELAATGRSSAFPKEYRHADGHRVPVLIGVVALDRAPLRWLAYAADLTAERSAQAESRLFRALVERSGDLIAVARIDGSVRYVNPAGLRMTDRTAAPERLTDLIGEPLQPRETAREPRRHTARALPTGRGGAPLEVDLQAFTVAGDTETTPYLAVVARDMTDRQRTLRQAEGLARFAGALSTATDRAAVTATVEGLLPAVVEAASATWIPASDPAGAPDDAAAFVMPVPLEAGTVAGSVLIRWDRPVEIDELRNVLQTVAGLSGQALQRAELITAASGMATLAARLSVTRTPDEAIAVMLETIPAALDTTLCGLLVREQGDRLRMCHRDLPAALAAAYTGLRLDDPQPIVEAIRTGRRIVLPGREAYRDRFPAVADIVAGHGIVSTVALPLHDSQGRTVAALGLGWPYRRPFGTDGLARLDTVADLCEQTLERTRLVATEHQLITRLATRLHPASAVVPAELDIAVRYRPALSGLELGGDWYDLINLPEGRFAVVVGDVVGHHIDAAADMAQLRTVINTLIRLEVPLEELFARFTTLVGRDFWGTAVVLVLDPARQRADIVRAGHPHPVLLGPEHPPTAVATDRTPPLGLVNRGIPVTSVPFVPGAALLAYTDGLVERRHSDYDRGVDDLHAVLAGTAADACADDVADAVLAAARASEDDQALVVVRHRPPHRTDGVDVRVPFTGETIGGLRHTVQAAARAAGLSPERVEDFTIAVYELLTNAVRHGGGGGELTLRTTATALVCEVHNDATTGGDVRVGPVAPAPDSQGGRGLWLASRLADELDLRLTRSGALAAALVMRLGT from the coding sequence TTGAGCGACGCCGACCCGGCGATGCGTGACCGGCCCGCCGCGCGGGAGCCGGCGGCGGCAGCGCGCGCCGCGCAGATCCGGGCCGAGCGCCGGTTCCGGTCGCTGGTCGAGGCCACCGACACGGTCGTCTGGGCACACGATGCGTCCGGGGCGATCACCGAGGAGCAGCCGGCCCTGGCCGGCTACACCGGGCAGCCGTGGCCGGAGCACCGCGAGACCGGCTGGCTGGCGATGATCCATCCCGAGGACCGGGACCGGGTCGCCGGGGACCTTCGCGGGCTGCCCGGCCGGACCGCCCCGCTCGAACAGCGGTATCGGCTGTGGCGTGCCGGCGACCAGGCCTACCGGCATGTGGTGGGCCGGGCGGCCGCGATCCAGGACGAGCACGGCGTGGTGGTGGAGTGGCTCGGCGCCATCACGGACGTCCACAGTCAGGTGGAGGCCGGCGTCGCGGTCCGCCGCACCACCGCGATCATCGACGCCATCCTGCAGGAGGCGCCGGTCGGGATCGGCTGGGCCGACCTGGACCTGCGGCTGCGGCACATCAATCCGGCCCTGGCCCGGATCAACGGCCTGCCGGCCGGGGACCACCTCGGACGGCGTCCCTCGCAGCTCTGGGGCGAGACCGGCCGGCGGATCGAGGAGCTGATGCGCAGGGTGATGGTGGACGGGCCGGTCACCGGGGTCGAGTTCACCGCGCCGGAGCCGGAGTCGGCACTCGTGCGGCACCGGGTGGCCAGCTACTTCCCGATCCGCATCCCGGGCTCCGACCAGGACGTCGGCGTGGGTTTCACCATCGTCGACGTCACCGAACGGACCCGCCTGCTGCAGGCTCTCGGCGAGCAGCGGACCCGGTTCGAGCGGCTGCTGACCACCGACGTGCTGGCCGTCTTCGGCGGGGTCGACGAGGCGATCCTCGAGGCCAACGACGCGTTCCTGAGCATGCTCGGGTACACCCGCGACGACCTGGAGCAGGGGCGGCTGCGCTGGCCCGACCTCACCCCGCCCGAGTGGGCGGAGGCCGACCGCCGGTCCCTGGCCGAGCTGGCCGCCACCGGGCGCAGCAGCGCGTTCCCGAAGGAGTACCGGCACGCCGACGGCCACCGGGTGCCGGTGCTGATCGGGGTGGTCGCGCTGGACCGGGCGCCGCTGCGCTGGCTGGCCTACGCCGCCGACCTGACCGCCGAGCGCTCCGCCCAGGCCGAGTCGCGGCTGTTCCGGGCCCTGGTGGAACGCTCCGGTGACCTGATCGCGGTGGCCCGCATCGACGGCTCGGTGCGCTACGTCAACCCGGCCGGCCTGCGGATGACCGATCGCACCGCGGCGCCCGAGCGGCTCACCGACCTCATCGGTGAGCCGCTGCAGCCGCGGGAGACCGCCCGGGAACCACGCCGGCACACCGCCCGGGCGCTGCCCACCGGCCGGGGCGGTGCTCCGCTCGAGGTGGATCTGCAGGCGTTCACGGTCGCCGGGGACACCGAGACCACGCCGTACCTGGCCGTCGTGGCCCGGGACATGACCGACCGGCAGCGCACCCTCCGGCAGGCCGAGGGGCTGGCCCGGTTCGCCGGGGCGCTGAGCACGGCGACGGACCGGGCGGCGGTCACCGCGACGGTGGAGGGGCTGCTGCCCGCCGTCGTCGAGGCGGCCTCGGCCACCTGGATCCCGGCCAGCGACCCGGCCGGTGCGCCGGACGACGCCGCGGCGTTCGTCATGCCGGTGCCGCTGGAGGCGGGCACCGTCGCCGGCTCCGTGCTGATCCGCTGGGACCGGCCGGTCGAGATCGACGAGCTGCGCAACGTGCTGCAGACCGTCGCCGGTCTCAGCGGTCAGGCGCTGCAGCGGGCCGAGCTGATCACGGCCGCCTCCGGGATGGCCACGCTCGCCGCCCGGCTCAGCGTCACCCGCACCCCGGACGAGGCGATCGCGGTGATGCTGGAGACGATTCCCGCCGCCCTCGACACCACGCTGTGCGGTCTGCTGGTCCGGGAGCAGGGTGACCGGTTGCGGATGTGTCACCGCGACCTGCCGGCGGCGCTGGCCGCCGCGTACACCGGCCTGCGCCTCGACGATCCGCAGCCGATCGTGGAGGCGATCCGGACCGGCCGCCGCATCGTGCTACCCGGCCGGGAGGCGTACCGCGACCGGTTTCCGGCCGTGGCCGACATCGTCGCCGGTCACGGCATCGTCAGCACGGTCGCCCTGCCGCTGCACGACTCGCAGGGCCGCACGGTCGCCGCGCTGGGACTGGGCTGGCCGTATCGGCGGCCGTTCGGCACCGACGGCCTGGCCCGGCTCGACACGGTCGCCGACCTGTGTGAGCAGACCCTGGAACGAACCCGCCTGGTCGCCACCGAACACCAGCTCATCACGCGGCTCGCCACGCGCCTGCACCCCGCTTCGGCGGTGGTGCCGGCGGAGCTCGACATCGCCGTACGCTATCGGCCGGCGCTCTCCGGCCTGGAACTCGGCGGCGACTGGTACGACCTGATCAACCTGCCCGAGGGACGCTTCGCCGTGGTGGTCGGCGACGTGGTCGGCCACCACATCGACGCGGCGGCCGACATGGCGCAGCTCCGCACCGTGATCAACACGCTGATCCGGCTGGAGGTGCCGCTGGAGGAGTTGTTCGCCCGGTTCACCACGCTGGTCGGACGCGACTTCTGGGGCACCGCCGTGGTTCTCGTCCTGGACCCGGCACGCCAGCGGGCCGACATCGTCCGGGCCGGCCATCCGCACCCCGTCCTGCTCGGCCCGGAGCACCCGCCGACGGCGGTGGCGACCGATCGCACACCGCCCCTGGGACTGGTCAACCGCGGTATTCCGGTCACCTCGGTGCCGTTCGTGCCCGGGGCCGCCCTGCTGGCCTACACCGACGGGCTCGTCGAGCGGCGGCACAGCGACTACGACCGTGGTGTCGACGACCTGCACGCCGTGCTCGCCGGCACGGCTGCCGACGCGTGCGCCGACGACGTCGCCGACGCCGTACTGGCCGCGGCCCGCGCCAGCGAGGACGACCAGGCCCTGGTCGTCGTTCGGCACCGTCCGCCGCACCGCACCGACGGGGTCGACGTCCGGGTGCCGTTCACCGGGGAGACGATCGGCGGCCTGCGGCACACCGTCCAGGCGGCGGCGCGGGCCGCCGGGCTCTCCCCCGAGCGTGTCGAGGACTTCACCATCGCGGTGTACGAGCTGCTCACCAACGCCGTGCGGCACGGCGGGGGCGGCGGCGAGCTGACCCTGCGCACCACCGCGACGGCGTTGGTGTGCGAGGTCCACAACGACGCGACGACCGGCGGCGACGTCCGGGTCGGGCCGGTGGCGCCCGCGCCGGACTCCCAGGGCGGCCGTGGTCTCTGGCTGGCCAGCCGGCTCGCCGACGAGCTCGACCTGCGGCTGACCCGGTCCGGCGCGCTGGCCGCCGCCCTGGTGATGCGTCTGGGCACCTGA